From Nitratidesulfovibrio vulgaris str. Hildenborough, a single genomic window includes:
- a CDS encoding DUF1788 domain-containing protein translates to MQDRFQHLFAVISGQRFLNKQGLGNEVPFFICPYKPEESVEMERLQRQLVNRLEQAGIRILEINLYDISIEILKERDIWDQIVEMEDSVSKEQLKELLQGVLDPEAHLVPAIAAKLASIDFEVLFLSGVGEVFPYIRSHNVLNNLQSTAKEKPTVMFFPGAYTHSLESGASLDLFGRLHDDKYYRAFNIFHCEV, encoded by the coding sequence ATGCAGGACAGATTTCAGCATCTCTTTGCTGTGATCTCAGGCCAGCGTTTTCTCAACAAGCAAGGTCTCGGCAACGAGGTCCCGTTCTTTATCTGCCCTTACAAGCCGGAAGAGTCCGTCGAAATGGAGCGGCTACAGCGTCAGCTGGTTAATCGCCTTGAGCAGGCCGGTATTCGGATTCTGGAAATCAATCTGTATGACATTTCGATAGAAATACTCAAAGAGCGTGACATCTGGGACCAGATTGTCGAGATGGAGGATTCAGTCTCCAAAGAGCAGCTCAAAGAACTGTTGCAAGGCGTGCTGGACCCCGAAGCGCATCTTGTTCCGGCGATTGCGGCCAAACTGGCAAGCATCGATTTCGAGGTTCTTTTTCTGTCCGGCGTTGGCGAAGTGTTCCCCTATATCCGTTCGCACAACGTCTTGAACAATTTGCAGAGCACGGCGAAAGAAAAGCCGACCGTCATGTTTTTCCCAGGAGCCTACACCCACTCCCTGGAGTCTGGAGCATCGCTCGATCTCTTCGGAAGGCTGCATGACGACAAGTACTACCGGGCGTTCAACATCTTTCACTGCGAAGTATAA
- a CDS encoding DUF1819 family protein gives MVRFRYIMSFTTGGLFLHESVKLATLYLDLGDWNSVRGKVIAENLLQTRTLNTLKRVFSEVLSRLRTFSPDELAFLVGGSHQEQAYLLWLAVCRRYRFIADFAVEVLRERYITLKTDLTNEDFDSFFNRKSEWHLELDEITPATRCKLRQVLFKILREADLLSPNNLIQAAMLSPRLLEAIHQGSRSELLYFPIFEPYVEGMA, from the coding sequence ATGGTTAGATTTAGATACATTATGTCTTTTACAACAGGCGGCCTCTTTCTTCATGAATCGGTGAAACTGGCCACGCTATATCTTGACCTTGGAGATTGGAATTCTGTTCGAGGCAAGGTCATCGCAGAAAATTTACTACAAACCAGAACATTGAATACGCTCAAACGAGTCTTCAGCGAGGTACTCTCTCGATTGAGGACGTTTAGCCCAGACGAACTTGCATTCCTTGTTGGTGGAAGCCACCAAGAGCAGGCGTATCTCCTTTGGCTCGCAGTTTGTCGTCGGTACAGATTTATTGCTGATTTTGCCGTCGAAGTGCTTAGAGAGCGTTACATCACACTGAAAACTGATCTGACCAACGAAGATTTTGATTCCTTCTTCAACCGGAAATCCGAATGGCACTTGGAATTGGACGAGATCACACCCGCAACGCGATGCAAACTGCGACAAGTCCTATTCAAGATACTTCGTGAGGCCGACCTCCTTTCGCCCAACAACTTGATACAAGCAGCTATGCTCAGCCCGCGACTATTAGAAGCAATTCATCAAGGTAGCCGCAGTGAGCTCTTATACTTCCCTATCTTTGAACCCTACGTGGAGGGGATGGCGTAG
- a CDS encoding WYL domain-containing protein, protein MGATPAPYIRERRWSTEQSLTAQEDGGVILELAARSEAELTSWVLSFGTHAELISPQHLRQQIVQELGKAKELYR, encoded by the coding sequence TTGGGGGCTACTCCAGCACCATATATACGGGAGAGAAGATGGAGCACGGAGCAGTCACTGACTGCGCAAGAAGACGGCGGTGTCATCCTTGAGCTTGCAGCCCGAAGTGAAGCCGAGTTGACGTCATGGGTGCTCAGCTTTGGCACCCATGCTGAGCTGATCTCCCCTCAACACCTGAGACAGCAGATTGTTCAGGAGCTTGGGAAAGCCAAAGAATTATATCGATAG
- a CDS encoding IS3-like element ISDvu2 family transposase (programmed frameshift), which yields MSRQSAKEISTVEVVTMVQRRRWTIAEKLRVVEESSLPGMSVSFVARKYGIAPNLVFRWRKLMSDGGKVAIQADDRVVSVAEAKALKKRIRDLERLLGRKTMEVEILKEAIDIARGKKTDLAFAVAIRGRFPMKRVADSLQVSRSRLAERLDGPHRTRKPRYVKAQDEELLRLIRAILDERQTYGYRRIQACLNAHLRATGQSEVNHKRVYRIMRMNGLLLTRHNGKRPDKAHEGKIVTLHRNTRWCSDGFEIPCDNREVVRVAFVLDSCDREVISYVATTRGISGSMVRDLMLESVERRFGNAHTSHTVEWLSDNGSCYTAKETVEFASWLGLRSCFTPVRSPESNGMAEAFVKTFKRDYVDCNICPDAPSVLKRLSEWFEDYNENAPHKGLRMRSPRQFIRLSATAGCPV from the exons ATGTCCAGACAGAGTGCTAAAGAGATTTCCACGGTCGAGGTCGTGACCATGGTTCAACGTCGTCGTTGGACCATTGCCGAGAAGCTACGGGTAGTTGAAGAGTCGTCTTTACCCGGAATGAGCGTCTCCTTCGTGGCTCGCAAATACGGCATCGCTCCGAATCTTGTCTTTCGATGGAGAAAGCTCATGAGCGATGGCGGAAAAGTGGCTATTCAGGCCGACGACCGAGTGGTGAGCGTGGCAGAGGCGAAGGCTTTGAAGAAGCGCATTCGGGATTTGGAACGGCTTCTCGGCCGAAAGACGATGGAAGTCGAAATCCTGAAGGAAGCTATCGACATTGCACGCG GAAAAAAAACTGATCTCGCGTTCGCCGTTGCCATTCGAGGACGGTTCCCTATGAAGCGTGTAGCGGACTCCCTGCAAGTCTCCCGTTCGCGTTTGGCAGAGCGGCTTGACGGTCCACATCGTACCAGAAAGCCTCGTTACGTGAAGGCGCAGGATGAGGAATTGCTTCGTCTCATCCGTGCCATTCTTGATGAGCGGCAAACCTACGGCTATCGGCGGATACAGGCGTGCCTCAATGCCCATTTGAGAGCTACAGGGCAATCTGAAGTCAATCACAAGCGCGTTTACCGCATCATGCGGATGAATGGCCTGTTGCTCACCCGTCATAACGGCAAACGTCCAGACAAGGCGCACGAAGGCAAGATTGTTACTCTGCACCGCAATACACGATGGTGTTCTGATGGGTTTGAGATCCCATGCGATAACCGGGAGGTCGTGCGTGTCGCGTTCGTCCTCGATTCGTGCGACCGGGAAGTCATCAGCTACGTTGCGACGACCAGGGGCATCTCAGGCTCTATGGTCCGCGATCTGATGCTGGAAAGCGTGGAGCGCCGATTCGGCAATGCGCACACGTCCCATACAGTGGAATGGCTTTCAGACAATGGATCTTGTTATACTGCGAAGGAAACAGTGGAGTTTGCCTCGTGGCTAGGCCTGCGAAGCTGCTTTACCCCGGTGCGCAGTCCAGAGAGCAATGGCATGGCAGAGGCATTCGTGAAGACATTCAAGCGTGATTACGTTGACTGCAACATCTGTCCCGACGCACCGAGCGTTCTGAAGCGCCTTTCCGAGTGGTTCGAAGACTACAACGAAAATGCTCCACACAAGGGATTACGGATGCGCTCGCCAAGACAATTCATCCGACTGTCAGCAACCGCAGGGTGTCCGGTTTAG
- a CDS encoding helix-turn-helix transcriptional regulator — MPRKINQEASPSRKLLGLFSLLLFSGEWYSLPDLAQIFKCSKQTISRLLEEIELSHEAKIERETRSRTCFYRICAPKKQPHVSLTPAEISQLVLCRDLVMHLLPDDLRASVARTIRQTTVLLPEPEQRCQAMDSYIQVSVRGQIDYTPFHGFLDALLQSIREKHVCEIEYLAANLDQPKLHEIAPMRIIAYREALYVSAWKVTPKGTPEPVHPMLLALHRFKSVIPTRRTFNLPLPPSEAEGLFGLMPQEPFKARIRFDRSVAPGVAPAKPDTLRLLTVG, encoded by the coding sequence ATGCCCCGCAAGATCAACCAAGAGGCCTCCCCTTCGCGCAAGCTTCTCGGCTTGTTCAGCCTCCTACTTTTCTCTGGGGAATGGTATTCCCTTCCGGACCTTGCCCAGATATTCAAATGCTCCAAACAAACGATCTCTAGGCTCCTTGAAGAGATCGAACTAAGCCACGAAGCCAAGATTGAACGTGAAACGCGCTCACGTACCTGCTTTTATCGCATCTGCGCCCCAAAAAAGCAGCCACACGTTTCTCTGACCCCAGCCGAAATTAGCCAGCTTGTTCTTTGCCGTGACCTCGTTATGCATTTGCTTCCTGATGATCTCCGAGCATCTGTGGCGCGAACTATCCGCCAGACAACTGTTCTCCTCCCGGAACCAGAGCAGCGATGCCAAGCTATGGACTCGTACATCCAGGTTTCAGTCCGTGGCCAGATCGATTATACACCGTTCCATGGTTTTCTTGACGCGCTACTGCAGTCGATTCGTGAAAAACATGTATGTGAAATAGAATATCTTGCAGCAAACCTGGACCAGCCCAAGCTCCATGAAATCGCCCCCATGCGCATCATCGCGTATCGCGAGGCGCTGTATGTATCTGCATGGAAAGTTACTCCTAAAGGAACACCTGAACCAGTACATCCAATGCTGCTGGCACTCCATAGATTCAAATCTGTCATTCCTACGCGCAGAACATTCAATCTCCCTTTGCCTCCGAGCGAGGCAGAGGGGCTGTTTGGACTAATGCCGCAGGAGCCATTTAAGGCCCGCATTCGCTTCGATCGGTCTGTTGCACCTGGAGTTGCCCCCGCTAAACCGGACACCCTGCGGTTGCTGACAGTCGGATGA
- a CDS encoding ERF family protein: MDSLQYTSPEVIDLAKALIAVQHTLQPAIKDRENPFAKSRYATLNSVMDSCRDALLTNGIWVTQYPVPAEVGHLGLVTKLTHAESGQWQSSLLVMPLPRSDPQGYGSAMTYARRYALSAMLGMVTEDDDDGEAASSDTSARPRAARQPRQKAEGSAATAHVQPVPHTESRPMPPDKALHPALASLPKLDGVTYTTATTQDGRLCVMASGNTSARKQLLGAAGFRWNPERKVWWRYAD; the protein is encoded by the coding sequence ATGGACAGTCTTCAGTACACCTCCCCAGAGGTCATCGACCTCGCCAAGGCCCTCATTGCCGTTCAGCACACCCTGCAACCGGCCATCAAGGACCGTGAGAATCCGTTCGCCAAATCCCGTTACGCCACACTCAACTCCGTCATGGATTCCTGCCGCGACGCGCTGCTGACCAATGGCATCTGGGTGACCCAGTATCCGGTCCCGGCAGAGGTTGGGCACCTCGGCCTCGTCACCAAACTCACGCACGCGGAATCCGGCCAGTGGCAGTCGTCGCTGCTGGTCATGCCCCTGCCCAGATCCGACCCGCAGGGGTATGGCAGCGCCATGACCTATGCCCGTCGCTACGCGCTTTCGGCCATGCTTGGCATGGTGACGGAGGATGATGACGACGGCGAAGCTGCTTCCAGCGATACGTCTGCCAGACCACGCGCAGCACGTCAGCCCCGGCAAAAGGCGGAAGGGAGCGCCGCAACTGCCCATGTACAGCCAGTTCCCCACACTGAGTCACGCCCCATGCCGCCAGACAAGGCCCTACACCCGGCCTTGGCATCGCTGCCAAAGCTGGATGGGGTAACCTACACGACGGCCACCACGCAGGATGGCCGTCTTTGCGTTATGGCGTCCGGCAACACGTCTGCCAGAAAGCAACTTCTTGGGGCAGCTGGCTTTCGCTGGAACCCGGAGCGAAAGGTCTGGTGGCGTTATGCCGACTGA
- a CDS encoding type II toxin-antitoxin system RelE/ParE family toxin has translation MSNRRVRWLRLALRDMDAIMEHIAKDDAATAHEVASRILQACNTLSHSSERGRAGRVPGTRELVMVALPYIVAYRVVRDEVHILRVLHHRMQRSS, from the coding sequence ATGTCGAATAGGAGAGTGCGCTGGCTCCGTCTGGCACTTAGGGATATGGATGCCATTATGGAGCACATTGCCAAGGACGATGCGGCGACTGCTCATGAGGTTGCTAGCCGTATCTTGCAGGCGTGCAACACTCTTTCCCATTCATCTGAACGAGGTCGAGCTGGGCGAGTGCCCGGTACGCGGGAACTTGTGATGGTTGCTCTTCCGTATATCGTCGCCTACCGGGTGGTGCGTGATGAGGTTCACATCCTTCGCGTCTTGCACCACCGTATGCAACGATCCTCCTAA
- a CDS encoding CopG family ribbon-helix-helix protein, giving the protein MSAVTTRLDPETQLQLEALAKATDRTRSWLIADAVRRYVEEESWQVAAIAEGLRQADAGDFASDEEVASSFAKWGVNVE; this is encoded by the coding sequence ATGAGCGCTGTAACAACACGGCTGGATCCTGAAACTCAGCTTCAACTGGAGGCGTTGGCTAAGGCCACCGACCGTACTCGGTCTTGGCTTATTGCCGATGCTGTCAGGCGGTATGTTGAAGAGGAGAGCTGGCAGGTCGCGGCAATTGCTGAAGGATTGCGCCAGGCTGATGCCGGAGACTTTGCTTCCGATGAGGAAGTCGCCAGTTCTTTTGCGAAGTGGGGCGTAAATGTCGAATAG
- a CDS encoding AAA family ATPase, whose translation MSEVHTTIIDLDAGAVFSGTPSGRIIKGFDKPCAHTPNIDPDYVFHECSRDIVVWLMDSSDPLYVFGPTGSGKTSAIKQLAARLNYPVFDVTGHGRLEFPDLVGHLSVRDGSMEFQYGPLALAMRHGGILLLNEIDLLEPATATGFNGILDGEPLCIPENGGEIITPHPMFRFAATANTNGGSDDTGLYQGTLRQNLAFLDRFWLCEMPYPAPEAEKALLERRAPMLPDDIRTRMVDYANEVRRLFMGESGTTYGHSIEVTFSTRTLLRWADLTVRFQPLARQGIQPLTYALDRALGFKASKDTRTTLHELAQRLFPQHAATGE comes from the coding sequence ATGTCCGAAGTACACACGACCATCATTGACCTCGACGCCGGAGCCGTTTTCAGCGGCACCCCATCAGGGCGTATCATCAAGGGCTTCGACAAGCCCTGTGCCCACACCCCTAACATCGACCCGGACTATGTATTCCATGAGTGCAGCCGGGACATCGTCGTATGGCTCATGGACAGCTCAGACCCGCTGTATGTGTTTGGTCCCACGGGAAGTGGCAAGACCAGCGCCATCAAGCAACTGGCAGCCCGCCTCAACTACCCGGTGTTCGATGTGACCGGGCATGGCAGGCTGGAGTTCCCCGACCTCGTGGGGCACCTGTCGGTCCGGGACGGAAGCATGGAGTTCCAGTACGGCCCTCTGGCTCTGGCTATGCGGCATGGCGGGATTCTGCTCCTCAACGAGATAGACCTGCTGGAACCGGCTACCGCCACGGGTTTCAACGGTATCCTCGACGGAGAACCCCTCTGCATTCCCGAGAATGGTGGAGAGATCATCACCCCCCACCCCATGTTCAGGTTCGCAGCCACTGCCAACACCAATGGCGGCTCCGACGACACGGGACTCTATCAGGGCACCTTACGCCAGAATCTTGCGTTCCTTGATCGATTCTGGCTGTGCGAAATGCCGTACCCAGCCCCGGAAGCCGAGAAGGCGTTGCTGGAACGAAGGGCACCGATGCTGCCGGATGACATCAGGACGAGGATGGTGGACTACGCCAATGAGGTCAGGCGTCTTTTCATGGGGGAAAGCGGAACAACCTATGGTCACAGCATCGAGGTCACCTTCTCGACCAGAACGCTGTTACGCTGGGCTGATCTTACCGTTCGCTTTCAACCTCTCGCTCGCCAAGGCATCCAGCCGCTTACCTATGCCCTTGATCGAGCTTTGGGCTTCAAGGCCAGCAAGGACACCCGGACCACCCTGCACGAGTTGGCGCAGCGTCTCTTTCCGCAGCATGCCGCAACGGGGGAGTAG